In one Corythoichthys intestinalis isolate RoL2023-P3 chromosome 16, ASM3026506v1, whole genome shotgun sequence genomic region, the following are encoded:
- the narfl gene encoding cytosolic Fe-S cluster assembly factor narfl isoform X2, with protein sequence MASVFSGVLQLTDLDDFITPSQECIKPVKVEKKQGKSVAKIQIEDDGSYVQVNPAGEKEKLEKAKITLNDCLACSGCITSAESVLVAQQSHEEFFKVLRNNKAGETEKKVVVVSVSPQSRASLAAFYGLSAGQAGKRLTSFFKSLGVGHVFDTGFSRTFSLLESQREFVERFRRKEGDGRGLPMMTSACPGWICYAEKTHGQFILPYISTTRSPQQMMGSLVKGYFAEQQGLSPHQIYHVAVMPCFDKKLEASRSDFYLSKAESREVDCVITSGEVQKMLEEEKVSLNDIPAGPLDTIFSNVKDGEFLSHAGSGSGGYLHHVFTYAAERLFGEEVKELTYKTLRNKDFQEVTLEKDGEVVLSFASTYGFRNIQNLVQKLKRGKSPYHFVEVMACPSGCLNGGGQLKAATGENPKELLQKVEALYRAEETRAPGDDARVARLYRSWLDGVGEERARELLRTEYRAVEKMTNGLAVKW encoded by the exons ATGGCTTCTGTCTTTAGCGGCGTGTTACAGTTGACAGATCTGGACGATTTTATCACGCCGTCTCAG GAATGCATTAAACCTGTCAAAGTGGAGAAGAAACAAGGCAAATCGGTGGCCAAAATCCAGATAGAAGATGATGGCAGTTATGTTCAGGTCAACCCA gccggGGAGAAGGAAAAACTCGAAAAAGCAAAGATCACGCTGAACGACTGTTTGGCTTGCAGCGGATGCATAACATCGGCCGAAAGCGTCCTCGTCGCGCAGCAGAGCCACGAGGAGTTCTTTAAAGTCTTGCGCAACAACAAG GCGGGCGAGACGGAGAAGAAGGTGGTGGTGGTTTCGGTGTCGCCTCAGTCCAGAGCGTCCCTGGCCGCGTTCTACGGCCTCAGCGCCGGCCAAGCGGGGAAGAGGCTCACCTCCTTCTTCAAAAGCCTCG GCGTAGGTCACGTCTTCGACACGGGCTTCAGCCGGACCTTCAGCCTGCTGGAGAGCCAGCGAGAGTTCGTGGAACGTTTCCGAAGGAAGGAGGGCGACGGCCGAGGCTTGCCCATGATGACGTCGGCGTGTCCGG GTTGGATCTGCTATGCGGAGAAGACGCACGGCCAATTTATTCTTCCCTACATCAGCACCACCCGCTCCCCGCAGCAGATGATGGGCTCGCTGGTGAAAGGATATTTTGCTGAACAACAG GGTTTGAGTCCGCACCAGATCTACCACGTGGCGGTGATGCCCTGCTTCGATAAGAAACTGGAGGCGTCCAGGTCGGACTTCTACTTGAGCAAAGCCGAGAGCAGGGAAGTGGACTGCGTCATCACGTCGG GAGAAGTTCAAAAAATGTTAGAAGAGGAAAAAGTGAGTCTTAACGATATACCGGCCGGACCTTTAGATACCAT TTTCAGCAACGTGAAAGACGGCGAGTTCCTGAGCCACGCCGGCAGCGGCTCGGGCGGTTACCTCCATCACGTCTTCACTTACGCGGCCGAGCGCCTATTCGGAGAGGAGGTCAAGGAACTCACCTATAAGACTCTCCG GAATAAGGACTTCCAGGAGGTGACGCTGGAGAAAGACGGAGAGGTGGTTCTGAGTTTCGCTTCTACGTACGGATTCCGCAACATCCAGAACCTGGTGCAAAAACTCAAGAGGGGAAAGTCGCCGTACCACTTTGTGGAGGTGATGGCCTGTCCCTCGG GGTGCCTGAACGGCGGCGGGCAGCTGAAGGCCGCCACTGGCGAGAACCCAAAGGAGCTCCTCCAGAAGGTAGAGGCGCTCTACCGAGCGGAGGAAACCCGGGCGCCCGGAGACGACGCTCGCGTGGCCCGACTGTACCGCTCGTGGCTGGACGGCGTGGGCGAGGAGCGCGCCCGAGAACTCCTTCGCACCGAATACCGCGCCGTAGAGAAAATGACCAACGGGCTCGCCGTCAAATGGTGA
- the narfl gene encoding cytosolic Fe-S cluster assembly factor narfl isoform X1, with protein sequence MASVFSGVLQLTDLDDFITPSQECIKPVKVEKKQGKSVAKIQIEDDGSYVQVNPAGEKEKLEKAKITLNDCLACSGCITSAESVLVAQQSHEEFFKVLRNNKQAGETEKKVVVVSVSPQSRASLAAFYGLSAGQAGKRLTSFFKSLGVGHVFDTGFSRTFSLLESQREFVERFRRKEGDGRGLPMMTSACPGWICYAEKTHGQFILPYISTTRSPQQMMGSLVKGYFAEQQGLSPHQIYHVAVMPCFDKKLEASRSDFYLSKAESREVDCVITSGEVQKMLEEEKVSLNDIPAGPLDTIFSNVKDGEFLSHAGSGSGGYLHHVFTYAAERLFGEEVKELTYKTLRNKDFQEVTLEKDGEVVLSFASTYGFRNIQNLVQKLKRGKSPYHFVEVMACPSGCLNGGGQLKAATGENPKELLQKVEALYRAEETRAPGDDARVARLYRSWLDGVGEERARELLRTEYRAVEKMTNGLAVKW encoded by the exons ATGGCTTCTGTCTTTAGCGGCGTGTTACAGTTGACAGATCTGGACGATTTTATCACGCCGTCTCAG GAATGCATTAAACCTGTCAAAGTGGAGAAGAAACAAGGCAAATCGGTGGCCAAAATCCAGATAGAAGATGATGGCAGTTATGTTCAGGTCAACCCA gccggGGAGAAGGAAAAACTCGAAAAAGCAAAGATCACGCTGAACGACTGTTTGGCTTGCAGCGGATGCATAACATCGGCCGAAAGCGTCCTCGTCGCGCAGCAGAGCCACGAGGAGTTCTTTAAAGTCTTGCGCAACAACAAG CAGGCGGGCGAGACGGAGAAGAAGGTGGTGGTGGTTTCGGTGTCGCCTCAGTCCAGAGCGTCCCTGGCCGCGTTCTACGGCCTCAGCGCCGGCCAAGCGGGGAAGAGGCTCACCTCCTTCTTCAAAAGCCTCG GCGTAGGTCACGTCTTCGACACGGGCTTCAGCCGGACCTTCAGCCTGCTGGAGAGCCAGCGAGAGTTCGTGGAACGTTTCCGAAGGAAGGAGGGCGACGGCCGAGGCTTGCCCATGATGACGTCGGCGTGTCCGG GTTGGATCTGCTATGCGGAGAAGACGCACGGCCAATTTATTCTTCCCTACATCAGCACCACCCGCTCCCCGCAGCAGATGATGGGCTCGCTGGTGAAAGGATATTTTGCTGAACAACAG GGTTTGAGTCCGCACCAGATCTACCACGTGGCGGTGATGCCCTGCTTCGATAAGAAACTGGAGGCGTCCAGGTCGGACTTCTACTTGAGCAAAGCCGAGAGCAGGGAAGTGGACTGCGTCATCACGTCGG GAGAAGTTCAAAAAATGTTAGAAGAGGAAAAAGTGAGTCTTAACGATATACCGGCCGGACCTTTAGATACCAT TTTCAGCAACGTGAAAGACGGCGAGTTCCTGAGCCACGCCGGCAGCGGCTCGGGCGGTTACCTCCATCACGTCTTCACTTACGCGGCCGAGCGCCTATTCGGAGAGGAGGTCAAGGAACTCACCTATAAGACTCTCCG GAATAAGGACTTCCAGGAGGTGACGCTGGAGAAAGACGGAGAGGTGGTTCTGAGTTTCGCTTCTACGTACGGATTCCGCAACATCCAGAACCTGGTGCAAAAACTCAAGAGGGGAAAGTCGCCGTACCACTTTGTGGAGGTGATGGCCTGTCCCTCGG GGTGCCTGAACGGCGGCGGGCAGCTGAAGGCCGCCACTGGCGAGAACCCAAAGGAGCTCCTCCAGAAGGTAGAGGCGCTCTACCGAGCGGAGGAAACCCGGGCGCCCGGAGACGACGCTCGCGTGGCCCGACTGTACCGCTCGTGGCTGGACGGCGTGGGCGAGGAGCGCGCCCGAGAACTCCTTCGCACCGAATACCGCGCCGTAGAGAAAATGACCAACGGGCTCGCCGTCAAATGGTGA